The genomic DNA GCCGCGGATGCAGGAGCTGGTCCACGCCCACCACGCGCCGCTGACTCTGGTGGACCGACTGGTGGTCGTGTACACGGTCGAGGAGGCCGTGACCAATGCGATCAAGCACGGCGGCGCCGAGACCGTCACCGTGCAGGTCGAGGTCGAGCAGCACACCGAGGCCCCCTGGGTCCTGGACGTGGTCATCGACGACGACGGTCACGGCCCGCAGACCGCGGAACCTGCCCTGTCGGGCCTCGCCCGGCACCGGGCCCGTGCCGAGGCCCGCGGTGGGTCGCTCGAGCTGGGGCACGCTCCCGATGGCGGCGGCCGGCTGCACCTGGTGCTGCCCTTCACCCCCGTCGTCGGTGCATGACGCTGGAGGAAGTCGGCGTACGACCGCCGTCCGGGGTGACCTACACCGGGTAGTCGACGAAGGCGAAAGCCGAACCGTCCGGTGCCCAGCTGGGGACGTTCATCGTCCCCTGACCGCCGTGCAGCGCGACCAGCGTCGTCGGCTCCCGCCACGCCCCGAACCGCACCAGGCGCAGCTCGACGGGCCGGTCCGCGGGGTGGCCGACGGTGCCGGGCGGGAAGCTCACGTAGACGAGGACGTCCCCGGTGGGGGCGACATGGGGGAACCAGTTGACCCGCTCGTCGTCGGTGAGCTGCTCGAGCCCGGTGCCGTCGGGGCGGATCCGCGCCAGCTGCGCATGCCCGGGCGTGGCCGAGAACTGCTCGGTGTTGAACAGGATCCAGCTGCCGTCGGGGGTCCACGCGGGTCCGTCGGCCGGGCCGGGAGCGGTGGTGAGCGCCCGGTCGTTCGCGCCCTCGACATCCAGCAGGTGGATCGTGGCCGACGCCTCCAGCCGCACGTAGGCCAGCTGCTTCCCGTCCGGGCTCACGCCGTGCAGGAAGTGGAGGGGACCGTCCTCGCGGGTCACGCGGCGCAGCGGGGCGCCCTCGAAGCTGACGTGCCAGATGTGGTGGTCGCTCGCGGAGGCGAACACCCCGCTGCCGTCCGGGGCGAGCACGTGGTCGTTGTTCACCGGTGGCAGCCCCGGCACATCCAGCAGCTCCGGATCGGCCGAGCCGTCCGCCGGCAGGAACCAGAGCTTCCCGTCCCCGTTGACGAGCAGGCGTCCGTCGTCCGTCCAGTTCGGCGCCTCGTAGAGACGCTCGGCGGACTCGTGCACCGTGGTCACGGCACCGCTCGCCCGGTCCCAGACGCGGATCCGGGAGCTCTGGTCCGGCAGAAGGTGTCGCCACGGCACGCTGTCGCTCATGGGCGAAGTCTGTCACCACGCTCAGTCGGCGTCGATGACGAGGGCTGTGCGCCCGGGTATGCGGAGAACCGGAATCCTCCGCTCCGGAAGACCGTACGTTCGGGGGAGGTCCGACGGTGACCCTTCAGTAGCCCTGTGCACCGGCCGTAGCGTCTCTCGGGCCGGATCGGGATTCCACGGAGTCCTCCGGAGATCCGGCGACACCAACACCTCGATGAGGAGTGAGAACAATGGCCAGGAAGAGAATCCTTCGGGCCGGGATGTGCGCCGTCGCGACCGCCGCTCTGTCGGCGACCGCGGTCGGCGGGATGGCAGCGAGCGCATCCGCGACGGGAACCAGCGATGCGGAGGCGAAGGCCCTCCACGGCTGCCCGTCCGGGGCGGTCTGCATATACGACGACGCCGCCTGGGAAGCCAAGCAGCCGGAGCACATGTACTGGTCGTACGGGCCGCACAAGCTCTACGACGAGTACGGGACACACGCGCTGGTCAACAACCAGACCGGGGGAGCGACCATGACGCTGTGCGAGGGGGCCGATGGGACGAACTGCATCGACCCGCGGCCCGCCCCGGCCACGGAGTTCCCGGATCTGACCCGGTTCAACTCGGTCAAGCTCGCCGCCTGAGCGGGCATGAGCAGCGCGGCGCCGTCGGCCGTCCGGCGGCGCCGCGCTGGCAACCCTCCGAGGCATCGCTCCGGGGGCAATTCCCTCGCCCCTCGACCCGGCGCACTGGTACGTTCGCCGAACACCCCGACCCGACGTGAGGACTGAGCATCGTGCTGATCGACTCGAGCCACCGCGCACTCGCTCTGCGCTGACGCCGTCGACCGCCCTGCCCAGGGCTCCGGTATCAGCGCCCCGCTGACCGCATCGGAGTCCTCATGTCCCTCACCCAGAAACCTGCCGTCGTCCTCGCCGACGCATCCTTCGCGTGGCCCGACGGCACCGAAGCCCTCACCGGGCTCACCGCCGCGTTCGGCACCGGCCGCACCGGCTTGACCGGCGCGAATGGCACCGGGAAGACCACCCTCCTGCGCGTGATCGCCGGGGAGCTCGTGCTCACCACCGGCACGATCTCCGCGCACGGCCTGGTCGGATACCTTCCTCAGCAGCTCTCCCTGCGCACCGGCGCCACCGTCGCAGAGCTGCTCGGGGTGTCCGAGCGCCTCACGGCCGTGCGCGCCCTCGAGGCCGGCGACGCCTCGGCCGAGACTTTCGACGTGATCGCCGACGACTGGGACGTCGAGTCCCGGGCGCGGGCGACGCTCGACGGGATGGGGCTCGCGACGGTCGATCTCGATCGCCCCGTCGGCACACTCTCCGGCGGGGAGACGGTGCTGCTCGCCCTCACGGGACTGCGGTGGGCGGGCCGTGAGATCGTCCTGCTGGACGAGCCCACCAACAACCTCGACCGCGGGGCGCGCCACCGGCTCTACGACACGATCACCGCCTGGCGCGGCACCCTGATCGTGGTCAGCCACGACGTCGCGCTCCTGGACCTCATGGACGACACGGCCGAGCTGCGAGGCGGCGACCTGACCGTGTACGGCGGGAACTACACCGCCTACCAGCATCACGTGGCCCGCGAGCAGGCCGCCGCGGAGCAGGCCCTGCGCAGCGCCGAGCAGACGGAGAAGATCGAGAAGCGCCAGCGGATCGAGGCGCAGACCAAGCTCGCCCGCCGCCGGCGGTACGCCCGCACCGACTTCGAGAACACGCGCCGCCCCAAGGTGATCATGAAACTTAGGGCCCAGGAAGCACAGGTCAGCGCGGGAAAGCTGCGAGTAGAGCTCGACGAGAAGATCCAGACCGCCCACGACGCGGTCGAGGAGCAGGAGCGGCGTCTGCGGCGCGAGGACCGCATTCACATCGACCTGCCCGATCCGGGAGTCCCCGCCGGCCGGCGCCTCGCAGAACTGCACGACGGCCGCGGCGCCCCCGTCATCCTCCAGGGCCCGGAGCGAGCAGCGCTGACCGGCCCCAACGGCATCGGGAAGACCCGGCTGCTCGAGACGCTCCTGACTCCGTCGCCGGCTCCCGGGGGAACCGTGCACGGGGTGGCGCACACCGACCTCCTCGGCTACCTCCCGCAGCGGCTCGACCACCTCGATGACGACGAGAGCGTCCTGGAGGCCGTGCGCGCCGCGGCGCCGCAGCCCTCGCCCCACGAGATCCGGGCGCAGCTGGCCCGTTTCCTGCTGCGCGCCGACGCCGTGCACCGGCGGATCGGCGATCTCTCCGGTGGTGAGCGGTTCCGGGCCGCCCTGGCCACGCTGCTGCTCGCCCAGCCGCCCCGACAGCTGCTCCTGCTGGACGAGCCGACCAACAACCTGGACCTGCGCAGCATCGACGAGCTGGTCGACGCCCTGGACTCCTATCGCGGAGGCGTGCTCGTGGTCAGCCACGACGATGCGTTCCTGGACCGGCTGCGCATCGACACCTGGATCGCGCTCGGGGCCGACGGACTGACCCGGGAGTAGAACTTTCAGGGGCTGATGCCGGTGACGATCAGCATCAGCACGACCAGGAAGAGCGAGAGCGCGCCGAGGCCCGTGCCGAGGGCGGCCGGCAGCACCTTCGCGGCGCGGCCGGTGTCGTAGCGGCTGATCCCGATGCCGCCGAAGACGACGGCGAGCACGGCGACCGGAGCGGCGACGACGTCACCGATCACCGGGATGAGCACGCAGGCCACGGCCGCGAGACCGAAGGTCAGTGCATAATCTCCGGCGGTGTACCGGCGTCGCCCCGTCGGCTCCTCGCGCATGGGCCCCATCATGCCCCCACGTGCGCGTCGATGACCTCCTCCAGGATGTCGATCGTGTCCAGCTGCCGTGCGATCTCCTGCCGCAGACGCTCGCGGTAGCCGCGCAGCGACTCCACCAGATCCCCGGTGCGGTGCTCCTCGGCGATCATCCCGGGCAGGACCGGCCGGATCTCGGCGCTCGTCATCCCGGCGGCGAACAGGCGCTGGACCAGGGCCACCCGGTCGACGGCCTCGCGCTCGTAGCGGCGATGCCCGGCCCGGGTGCGGTGCGGGCTCAGCAGCCCCTGCTCCTCGTAGTAGCGCAGGGATCGCGCGCTCGCGCCGGTGGCCCCGCCCAGATCCCCGATGCTGAGAAGGGGTCCGGACGTAGCTCTCACATGCATGTCAGATACGGACATGGACGCAGTGTATGACGCGTCGCCGCGCGTCCGAGGGAACCTCACACGGGTGTCAAGTACGGATCGACGTCAGAGGACTCCAGCTGACCCTTGGGTAGCCACGCGGGCTTCTTGTAACGTCGCCCGAATTGCGCTCCGCCGGAGCGCAGCACATGGCCCCGCGCGCAGGTCTTCCCCGTCGCGCGCAGTCGAGCACCACCGCTCGCGTCGAGGAAGAGGCACCGCACGATGACGTCGCACGAGTACGCCACCAGCCCCACCACCCCTGCCCTGAGACGGAGGACCCTGCTGCGAGCAGGTGGGATCCTCGGTGCCGCCGGCACGGCCGGCGCCGCCGCGCTGCACGCCGCGCCCGCGCTCGCCGAGGGACCGCCCGCGCACTGGCTCCGCCCCGGTGATCCCGGATACGAGGAGTCCATGGCACGGTTCAACGTGTCGATCACCCACCGGCCCGAGGCGGTCGTCCTCGCCCAGCACTCCTCGCACGTCCAGGAGGCCGTGCGCTATGCGGACGGCCAGGACCTGCCGGTCGCCGTGATGGCCACCGGGCACCAGGCCTCGGTCCCCTTCGACGACGGGATCCTCGTCAGCACCGCGGGGATGGACGGGGTGCGGATCGACCCGCGGCGCTCGACGGCGGGCGTCGGACCCGGCGTGCGCTGGAGCGAGGTCGCCGAGAAGGCCGCCCACCACGGTCTGGCCGGGCTGGCCGGGTCCTCCGGCAGCGTCGGCGTGGTCGGCTACACCCTCGGCGGCGGCCTGAGCCCCGCCCTCGGCCGTCTCCACGGTTACGCCGCCGATCACGTGGAAGGGTTCGACATCGTCACCGCCGACGGAGAGCTGCGACGGGCGACCCCCGAGTGCGAGGAGGACCTCTTCTGGGCCGCCCGTGGGGGCAAGGGCAACTTCGGCATCGTGACCTCGATGGACTTCGGCCTGTTCGCGGTGCCGACGCTGTACGCCGGCGCGCTGATGTTCTCCGCCGAGGCTGCCGAGGACGTGCTGCCGGCCTGGCGGGACTGGGCCGCGGAGGCACCGGAGGAGGTCACCACGTCGGCCGCCTTCGTCCAGGTGCCGCCGGACGCACCGCTCCCGGAGCCGGTGCGCGGGAAGCGCGTGGTGAGTCTGCGGGTCTCCTATGACGGGGATGCGGCCGACGGGAGACGTCTCGTCGATCCGCTGCGCGAGGTCGCTCCCGTCCTCGTGGACTCGGTCGCCGAGATCCCGTTCACCGACTGGGGCGCGATCCACAACGATCCGGAGGGCCCGCTCCCCGCCTACGAGCGGACCACCCTGCTGGCGGAGCTGCCCGACGAGGCGCTGCAGGCGATCATCAACCTCGCCGGCGCGGAGTCCGAGTCGCCGATGAGCCTGGTCGAAGTGCGCCAGCTCGGCGGGGCGCTGGCGAGGGAGCCCGAGGTGGGCAACGCCGTCGGCCATCGCGAGGCGGCCTACACCTTCTTCACCATCGGCGTGGCGCCGCCCGAGCAGGTTGAGGACGTCCGTTCCTACGGGGAGCGGCTGATCGGCTCCATGGTCGCGTGGAGCACCGGCGGTGCCTATGTCAACTTCCTCTCCAGCGACGAGTCGGACCCCGAGGACGTGCGCGACGCGTACGTCCCGGAGATCTATGACCGCCTGGTGGGCGTCAAAACCGCGGTGGACGGCTCGAACATGTTCCGTCTGACCCACAACATCCCGCCCGCCGTCGGCTGAGAGGTCACTCCAGCGGGTTCGGCTGCAGGGGCAGTGCCTCGATGAGGGGATGGTCCTTGTCGATCACGCCCATCTTCGCCGCGCCCCCGGGAGATCCCAGGTCGTCGAAGAAGTCGACGTTGGCGTCGTAGTACTCGGCCCACTGGTCGGGGGTGTCGTCCTCGTAGAAGATCGCCTCGACCGGGCACACGGGTTCGCAGGCACCGCAGTCCACGCACTCGTCGGGCTGGATGTACAGCATTCGGTTGCCCTCGTAGATGCAGTCCACGGGGCACTCGTCGATGCAGGCGCGATCCTTCACGTCCACGCACGGCAGGGCGATCACATAGGTCACGAGGCGTTCCTTCCCGATCGATCGTGCTGTGACCGTAAGATCTCAAGTGCCCTTGACGTCAAGCGGAGGGAACGCCGATGAACGCGCCGCACGAGCCCGACGAGCTGCTGACGATCGGTGAGATGAGCCGACGCACCGGCGTCGCCCCGTCCGCGCTGCGCTACTACGAGGACCTCCACCTCATCGCGTCGGTGCGCACCAGCGGCAACCAGCGTCGATACGCCCGGCACATGCTGCGCCGCGTCTCCCTGATCTCGGTCGCGAAGCGCCTGGGGGTCCCGCTCGCGGACGTGCACGAGGCCTTCGGGGACGTCCCGATGGACTCCACCCCCTCCCATGCCGACTGGCAGCGCGCCTCCCGCCGCTGGAAGACGCAGCTCGAGGAGCGCCGGCGCGGACTCGAGCGCCTCGAGGCCGAGCTCACCGGCTGCATCGGCTGCGGCTGCCTGTCGCTGAAGGCTTGTGCGCTGCTGAACCCCGACGACGCCCTGGCCGCCACCGGCGCCGGACCGCGCCGGCTCGCGGACCTCCCGGATGACGACGGATGACGGGACGCCTTGCCCTCAAGCGCGCTTGAGGTTTTAGGGTCGACTCATCGACACGACGAAAGGACTGATCATGGCGGACTACACGCTTCCGGATCTCGACTACGACTACGGGGCGCTCGATCCTTCGATCTCCGGGAAGATCATGGAGCTGCATCACTCCAAGCACCATGCGACCTATGTCAAGGGTGCGAACACGGCGCTGGAGAAGCTGGCGGCGGCCCGGGAGGCCGGTGATTTCGCCACGGTGAACCAGTTCTCGAAGGATCTGGCGTTCAACCTCGGTGGGCACACGAACCACTCGATCTTCTGGAAGAACCTCTCGCCGGAGGGTGGGGACAAGCCCACCGGTGAGCTGGCGCAGGCGATCGATGAGTTCTTCGGGTCCTTCGATGCGTTCCGCGATCACTTCACGGCTGCGGCGCTGGGTATCCAGGGTTCGGGCTGGGCGATCCTGGCGTACGAGCCGATCGGTGGAAAGCTCGTGATCGAGCAGTTCTACGATCAGCAGAACGGTGTCCCGGTGGCCACGGTGCCGCTGTTCCAGCTGGACATGTGGGAGCACGCGTTCTACCTCGATTACCAGAACGTGAAGGCGGACTACGTCAAGGCGATCTGGAACATCGTGAACTGGGCCGACGTCCAGAAGCGGTTCGAGACCGCTCGCGCGACCGGCTCCTCGCTGGTCATCCCCCAGGCCTGACCTCAGGCGAGGCGCCCGTGGGCGCGCAGGGTGTCCAGGGCCGCGACGGTGACGATCCCGCGGTACTCGACGACCTGCCCGGTGGACCAGTGCAGGAAATCGAAGTCCCAGCCGCCGTCCTCGAGCTGCTCGGCCTCCAGCGCGTCCAGGCCCTCGGCGATGACCTCCTCGGGGAAGAGCGCTCGGCTCGGCGCGTCCGGCCGCGGGGACAGCTGGAGCGCGGTGGCCTTTTCCCCGTCGACCCCGCCCGGGATCGGGAGCGATCCGTCGGGCGCGAGGCTCGAGCGGAAGCGCTCCAGCGCGCGGGCGACCCGTCCGGGGTCCGGCACCTCGTCGAGGAAGTGGAGGGCGAAGATGATCTCGTATCCGACCAGCTCCGTGGCCTCGATCCGAGTCCAGCACCACGCGGTGGCGGAGTCCAGCCAGGGATGCTCGACCCCGAGACTCCAGAGATGCGCCGCAGTGAGATAGGTGAGGAAGCCCGCGTCGTTCGGCTGCATCCACGGGGCCCGGGGATGCTCGGCGGCAGTGGCCAGCACCTGCGGCACGCTTCCGTCGGGAAGGGTCGCCGTCCGCAGCCAGTCGAGGGTCTCCTCGATCAGCTCGTGCCCCGAGGCGCCCACCTGGGCTAGCACTCCCAGCGCCGTCATGGCGGCGGAGACCTGGCTGTCGGGGCCGCGCAGGTCGGGCTCGAGGGCGTGGCCCCAGCCGCCGTCGTCGGTGCGGAAGCCCTGCAGAGCGGTGACGACCCGGGAGACCGGGGCGTCGTCGAACAGCACCGCGGCGAGGTGCCGTTCCAGCAGGCGGGCATCGGTCAGGAGGAAGGTGCGGGCGGCGCGTACGTCGGTGCTCATGGCGCCGAGACTAGGCGGCGGTGAGCGTCGCGTCTTCCAGGAATCGGACCGGGGTCAGGCCGGTCAGCCGCCGCACCTCATCGGACATGTGGGCCTGGCTCGCATAACCCGCTGCGCCCGCACGCTCGGCGAGGGGCAGCGCGTCCGACCGCTGCGAGAAAGCGATGAGACGCCGCAGTCGGGCGACGCGCGCGAGCATCTTGGGCCCGTACCCGATCGCGGCGGCGGTGCGGCGATGCAGATGGCGCTCGCTGACCCCGAGGCCGGAGGCGACGAGGGCGACCCGCGCGTCCGGCGCCGCCAGCCGGTGAGACGCGGCGACGACGAGGGCGTCCGCCTCGCCCTGCCGACGTTCCACGGCGCCCGCCAGCAGCTCGAGGCGGCGCTGCGGCGT from Brachybacterium sacelli includes the following:
- the soxR gene encoding redox-sensitive transcriptional activator SoxR; translated protein: MNAPHEPDELLTIGEMSRRTGVAPSALRYYEDLHLIASVRTSGNQRRYARHMLRRVSLISVAKRLGVPLADVHEAFGDVPMDSTPSHADWQRASRRWKTQLEERRRGLERLEAELTGCIGCGCLSLKACALLNPDDALAATGAGPRRLADLPDDDG
- a CDS encoding ABC-F family ATP-binding cassette domain-containing protein; its protein translation is MSLTQKPAVVLADASFAWPDGTEALTGLTAAFGTGRTGLTGANGTGKTTLLRVIAGELVLTTGTISAHGLVGYLPQQLSLRTGATVAELLGVSERLTAVRALEAGDASAETFDVIADDWDVESRARATLDGMGLATVDLDRPVGTLSGGETVLLALTGLRWAGREIVLLDEPTNNLDRGARHRLYDTITAWRGTLIVVSHDVALLDLMDDTAELRGGDLTVYGGNYTAYQHHVAREQAAAEQALRSAEQTEKIEKRQRIEAQTKLARRRRYARTDFENTRRPKVIMKLRAQEAQVSAGKLRVELDEKIQTAHDAVEEQERRLRREDRIHIDLPDPGVPAGRRLAELHDGRGAPVILQGPERAALTGPNGIGKTRLLETLLTPSPAPGGTVHGVAHTDLLGYLPQRLDHLDDDESVLEAVRAAAPQPSPHEIRAQLARFLLRADAVHRRIGDLSGGERFRAALATLLLAQPPRQLLLLDEPTNNLDLRSIDELVDALDSYRGGVLVVSHDDAFLDRLRIDTWIALGADGLTRE
- a CDS encoding superoxide dismutase — encoded protein: MADYTLPDLDYDYGALDPSISGKIMELHHSKHHATYVKGANTALEKLAAAREAGDFATVNQFSKDLAFNLGGHTNHSIFWKNLSPEGGDKPTGELAQAIDEFFGSFDAFRDHFTAAALGIQGSGWAILAYEPIGGKLVIEQFYDQQNGVPVATVPLFQLDMWEHAFYLDYQNVKADYVKAIWNIVNWADVQKRFETARATGSSLVIPQA
- the fdxA gene encoding ferredoxin, encoding MTYVIALPCVDVKDRACIDECPVDCIYEGNRMLYIQPDECVDCGACEPVCPVEAIFYEDDTPDQWAEYYDANVDFFDDLGSPGGAAKMGVIDKDHPLIEALPLQPNPLE
- a CDS encoding TolB family protein, encoding MSDSVPWRHLLPDQSSRIRVWDRASGAVTTVHESAERLYEAPNWTDDGRLLVNGDGKLWFLPADGSADPELLDVPGLPPVNNDHVLAPDGSGVFASASDHHIWHVSFEGAPLRRVTREDGPLHFLHGVSPDGKQLAYVRLEASATIHLLDVEGANDRALTTAPGPADGPAWTPDGSWILFNTEQFSATPGHAQLARIRPDGTGLEQLTDDERVNWFPHVAPTGDVLVYVSFPPGTVGHPADRPVELRLVRFGAWREPTTLVALHGGQGTMNVPSWAPDGSAFAFVDYPV
- a CDS encoding FAD-binding oxidoreductase, with the protein product MTSHEYATSPTTPALRRRTLLRAGGILGAAGTAGAAALHAAPALAEGPPAHWLRPGDPGYEESMARFNVSITHRPEAVVLAQHSSHVQEAVRYADGQDLPVAVMATGHQASVPFDDGILVSTAGMDGVRIDPRRSTAGVGPGVRWSEVAEKAAHHGLAGLAGSSGSVGVVGYTLGGGLSPALGRLHGYAADHVEGFDIVTADGELRRATPECEEDLFWAARGGKGNFGIVTSMDFGLFAVPTLYAGALMFSAEAAEDVLPAWRDWAAEAPEEVTTSAAFVQVPPDAPLPEPVRGKRVVSLRVSYDGDAADGRRLVDPLREVAPVLVDSVAEIPFTDWGAIHNDPEGPLPAYERTTLLAELPDEALQAIINLAGAESESPMSLVEVRQLGGALAREPEVGNAVGHREAAYTFFTIGVAPPEQVEDVRSYGERLIGSMVAWSTGGAYVNFLSSDESDPEDVRDAYVPEIYDRLVGVKTAVDGSNMFRLTHNIPPAVG
- a CDS encoding AraC family transcriptional regulator produces the protein MTGYREIAPPRVLHPVVACLWEHRGRASEQRVIPDACVDLIWRDGRLVVVGADTGPVMFAPTGDGEPVTGIRLRPGAAGSVLGLPASEVRDARVPVLDLWSEAASVLSEELGSATPQRRLELLAGAVERRQGEADALVVAASHRLAAPDARVALVASGLGVSERHLHRRTAAAIGYGPKMLARVARLRRLIAFSQRSDALPLAERAGAAGYASQAHMSDEVRRLTGLTPVRFLEDATLTAA
- a CDS encoding MerR family transcriptional regulator gives rise to the protein MSVSDMHVRATSGPLLSIGDLGGATGASARSLRYYEEQGLLSPHRTRAGHRRYEREAVDRVALVQRLFAAGMTSAEIRPVLPGMIAEEHRTGDLVESLRGYRERLRQEIARQLDTIDILEEVIDAHVGA